A stretch of the Paenibacillus dendritiformis genome encodes the following:
- a CDS encoding ABC transporter permease: protein MKSRRWMTNLSVLYLAVLALCAAAAPLLTGYHPVDVQLDAILLPPQPAHLLGTDEMGRDVLTRFLYGGRVSLAVGCASALVSLLAGVAYGMISGYCGGWIDRILMRAADALLSIPSLLFMIGLQALLKPSMVTVVLVIGLTGWMPLAKLIRTEILALKEEAFIQASAVMGASPVQLFVRHFAPHCLPTILVMTTTGIGHAILSESTLSFLGLGIPPHEPSWGNMLAGAQNHLLSGAWWAAVCPGLGIALTVLAVTFLGDDGQQRWGSPQFYRRDRR from the coding sequence ATGAAGTCCCGCCGCTGGATGACGAACTTATCTGTTCTGTACTTGGCTGTACTGGCCCTATGCGCCGCAGCTGCTCCGCTTCTGACCGGCTACCATCCGGTCGATGTCCAACTGGACGCGATTTTGCTGCCGCCTCAACCTGCCCATCTGCTGGGGACGGATGAGATGGGGCGTGATGTGTTGACCCGGTTTCTGTACGGAGGCCGCGTCTCCCTGGCGGTCGGGTGCGCTTCGGCATTGGTCTCGCTGCTGGCCGGCGTGGCCTACGGCATGATCAGCGGCTACTGCGGCGGCTGGATCGACCGCATCCTGATGCGGGCCGCCGACGCCCTGCTCAGCATCCCGAGCCTGCTGTTCATGATCGGGCTGCAGGCTCTGCTCAAGCCAAGCATGGTGACGGTCGTGCTCGTTATCGGCCTGACCGGCTGGATGCCGTTGGCGAAGCTGATTCGAACCGAGATTCTTGCCCTCAAAGAAGAAGCATTCATTCAAGCTTCCGCCGTGATGGGGGCCAGTCCCGTTCAATTATTTGTCCGGCATTTCGCCCCCCACTGCTTGCCGACGATACTCGTCATGACGACGACCGGAATCGGCCATGCCATCCTGTCGGAGTCGACGCTCAGCTTTCTCGGCCTGGGGATTCCTCCGCATGAGCCCTCCTGGGGCAATATGCTGGCAGGGGCCCAGAATCATCTGCTGTCCGGAGCCTGGTGGGCGGCGGTCTGCCCCGGTCTGGGCATTGCGCTCACCGTGCTGGCCGTCACCTTCCTGGGCGATGACGGGCAACAGCGATGGGGGAGCCCGCAATTCTATCGGAGGGATCGACGATGA
- the hprK gene encoding HPr(Ser) kinase/phosphatase, producing MAKRVKVAEMVEQFHLEVLAGEPGLKRPITVDDLHRPGLEMAGYFEYHPKERVQLLGKTELAFFETLTPEEKRDRMYHFCSEEMPCIIVTRGLDVPGEIIDVCQEEDVPLLRTQLATTILSSRITSFLEKKLAPTTTIHGVLVDVYGVGMLITGGSGIGKSETALELVKRGHRLVADDAVEIRQTSDNQLHGSAPELIRHLLEIRGIGIINVMTLFGAGAIRNNKRISVVIRLENWQQDKQYDRLGLDEETTRIIETDVPLVTVPVRPGRNLAVIIEVAAMNFRLKRMGYNAALQFTNKLTETIAEDMEDFD from the coding sequence ATGGCCAAGAGAGTAAAAGTGGCCGAGATGGTGGAGCAGTTCCATCTGGAGGTACTGGCCGGGGAACCGGGGTTGAAGCGGCCGATTACAGTGGATGATTTGCATCGCCCCGGCCTGGAAATGGCGGGTTACTTCGAATACCATCCGAAGGAGCGCGTTCAACTCCTCGGCAAGACCGAGCTTGCGTTTTTCGAGACGCTGACTCCAGAGGAGAAACGGGATCGGATGTATCATTTCTGTTCGGAAGAGATGCCCTGCATCATCGTGACGCGGGGATTGGATGTGCCGGGGGAGATTATCGACGTATGCCAGGAAGAAGACGTGCCCTTGCTGCGGACGCAGTTGGCGACGACCATTCTCTCCAGCCGCATTACGAGCTTCCTGGAGAAGAAGCTGGCACCGACGACGACGATTCACGGCGTCTTGGTCGATGTCTATGGCGTCGGCATGTTGATTACCGGAGGGAGCGGCATCGGGAAGAGCGAGACGGCGTTGGAACTGGTCAAGCGCGGCCATCGTCTGGTCGCCGACGACGCGGTCGAGATTCGGCAGACGTCGGACAACCAGCTTCACGGTTCCGCACCGGAGCTAATCCGGCATTTGCTCGAGATTCGCGGCATCGGCATCATTAATGTGATGACGCTCTTCGGAGCCGGCGCCATCCGCAACAACAAGCGGATCAGCGTCGTCATTCGCCTGGAGAATTGGCAACAGGATAAGCAATATGACCGTCTTGGCCTGGATGAGGAGACGACGCGCATCATCGAGACGGATGTGCCGCTCGTCACTGTGCCGGTTCGTCCCGGACGGAATCTGGCCGTCATCATCGAGGTGGCTGCAATGAACTTCCGGCTGAAGCGGATGGGCTACAATGCGGCGCTTCAATTCACGAACAAGCTGACCGAGACGATTGCCGAGGACATGGAAGACTTTGATTGA
- a CDS encoding ATP-binding cassette domain-containing protein, with product MTQPLLEVRDLTLTLPSTAGIDDDILTQLSFTLPGRGVTALIGESGSGKSVTAQALLGMLPRGGAITSGSIRFKGENILKLHPRQLQRYRGSRVGYVFQDTSGTFDPLHRIGRHFAELLAIHTPLPRAEGKERALQLLRDMQLPEPERVYDAYPHELSGGMRQRVQLALALAAEPELLIADEPTTALDMPVQADILRLIRQWSARTGGAVLFITHDLGVVAEIADEVLVMRRGMIVESGPAARVLQRPNHPYTRQLVEDYASFSAPGAKPLPDGPLVVVASGLTKTYRAGRRWLRRAAPVPAVREASFAIRRGEMVGLIGESGSGKSTLSRLLLELERPDRGTLEWSLAGEEGTVGPSVQWVHQDPFASFDPRWWVGRIIGEGLDYQPRRNRVPGSAAERIRAIARETGLSPDLLDRYPHELSGGMRQRAALARALLLEPRLLILDEPFASLDMTLQRQMLGLIRSWNERTGMAVLFITHDLRAAAHLCHRVMVMYRGELVEQLPASDLSASDHPYTKRMLASIPGARWAAERYEPDSIALNLIHGKE from the coding sequence ATGACTCAACCGCTGCTGGAGGTGCGCGATCTGACGTTAACCCTTCCGTCCACGGCTGGCATAGACGACGACATATTGACTCAACTGTCATTCACCTTGCCCGGGCGGGGCGTGACGGCGCTCATCGGCGAGAGCGGATCAGGGAAGAGCGTCACCGCCCAGGCATTGCTCGGCATGCTCCCGCGCGGCGGAGCCATCACTTCCGGCTCCATCCGCTTCAAGGGAGAGAATATTCTGAAGCTCCATCCCCGCCAGCTTCAGCGCTATCGGGGAAGCCGGGTCGGCTACGTGTTCCAGGATACGAGCGGAACCTTCGATCCGCTGCACCGCATCGGTCGCCATTTCGCGGAATTGCTCGCGATACATACGCCGCTTCCCCGCGCCGAGGGGAAGGAGCGGGCGCTGCAACTGCTTCGGGATATGCAGCTTCCCGAGCCGGAACGAGTATATGACGCCTACCCTCACGAACTGTCGGGCGGCATGCGGCAGCGTGTGCAGCTCGCGCTCGCGTTGGCTGCGGAGCCGGAGCTGCTGATCGCCGACGAGCCGACGACCGCGCTTGACATGCCGGTACAAGCCGACATCCTGCGCCTCATACGCCAATGGAGCGCTCGAACCGGGGGCGCCGTCCTGTTCATTACTCACGATCTGGGCGTCGTCGCCGAGATCGCGGACGAGGTCCTCGTCATGCGGCGCGGGATGATAGTCGAATCCGGGCCCGCCGCGCGGGTGCTTCAACGTCCGAATCACCCGTATACCCGGCAGCTCGTCGAGGACTATGCTTCCTTCTCCGCCCCGGGCGCGAAGCCGCTGCCGGACGGGCCGCTGGTCGTGGTGGCGAGCGGCTTGACCAAGACCTACCGCGCCGGACGCCGCTGGCTGCGGCGTGCCGCCCCGGTGCCGGCCGTCCGCGAGGCGTCCTTCGCGATTCGCCGCGGCGAGATGGTCGGCCTCATCGGCGAGAGCGGCAGCGGCAAAAGCACGCTGTCCCGCTTGCTGCTGGAGCTGGAGCGGCCGGATCGCGGCACCTTGGAGTGGTCCCTTGCCGGGGAAGAGGGAACCGTCGGGCCTTCCGTCCAGTGGGTTCATCAGGATCCGTTCGCTTCGTTCGATCCGCGCTGGTGGGTCGGCCGGATTATCGGTGAAGGACTCGATTATCAGCCGCGGCGGAATCGCGTTCCCGGCTCCGCCGCCGAACGGATTCGGGCAATCGCCCGCGAGACGGGGCTGTCCCCGGATCTGCTCGACCGGTATCCCCACGAGCTGTCCGGGGGCATGCGGCAGCGCGCCGCGCTGGCCCGGGCGCTCTTGTTGGAGCCGAGATTGCTTATCCTGGACGAGCCCTTCGCCAGTCTCGACATGACGCTGCAGCGGCAGATGCTGGGGCTCATCCGGTCCTGGAACGAGCGCACCGGCATGGCCGTCCTGTTCATCACGCATGACCTTCGAGCCGCTGCCCACCTCTGCCATCGCGTCATGGTCATGTATCGGGGCGAGCTGGTGGAGCAGCTTCCGGCCTCGGACTTGTCTGCTTCGGACCATCCTTATACGAAGCGCATGCTCGCATCGATTCCGGGCGCCCGATGGGCGGCGGAGCGATATGAGCCGGATTCAATTGCATTGAACTTAATCCATGGTAAGGAGTAG
- a CDS encoding acyltransferase, with protein MGAGIQVRDLERHPVEGPNSLWQIYRSVSPWKGVWNFIWVQFARYCPSVRLKRWVYVHLLKMKVGRHTAFGLMAMVDVFFPEYIEVGENTIIGYNTTLLAHEYLTKEYRLGKVCIGSHVMIGANSTILAGVTIGDHAVIAAGTVVHKDVLPGQMVAGNPMRVIREADPASGGADGSGAES; from the coding sequence ATGGGAGCGGGAATCCAAGTGAGAGATCTGGAGCGGCATCCTGTCGAAGGGCCGAACAGCCTGTGGCAAATCTACCGGTCGGTAAGCCCGTGGAAGGGCGTCTGGAACTTCATCTGGGTTCAGTTCGCCCGTTACTGCCCTTCGGTGCGGCTCAAGCGCTGGGTTTATGTGCATCTGTTGAAGATGAAAGTCGGGCGCCATACCGCCTTCGGGCTGATGGCTATGGTCGATGTCTTTTTCCCGGAGTATATCGAGGTCGGGGAGAACACAATTATCGGCTACAATACGACGCTGCTGGCCCATGAGTATTTGACAAAGGAATACCGTCTCGGCAAGGTCTGTATCGGCAGCCATGTGATGATTGGAGCGAACAGCACCATTCTCGCAGGCGTGACGATTGGCGATCATGCCGTGATCGCGGCCGGGACGGTCGTGCATAAGGATGTATTGCCCGGCCAGATGGTCGCCGGCAACCCGATGCGGGTGATCCGCGAAGCCGACCCGGCTTCCGGCGGGGCAGACGGTTCGGGGGCCGAATCATGA
- a CDS encoding ABC transporter substrate-binding protein, translated as MKLRYPSLLAFLCLVGMLLAACSGPAPAAHAPSGQAPGGASGQTAAGVKRLVYGAEKEVEKLNPILNDEHDVDSMLFRGLTRPTSDNEAAPDIALSWTVSDDQLTYTFKLRTDAQWDDGEPVTAEDVKFTLDTLLSPQTNSPMSGDFTEIRQVDVLAADEIRITLAHPFPPLLHKLKLGLIPKHVLEGQDIHTSDFNRKPVGNGPFKLREWRADKTIELVRSDTYYGTKAKLDEILVRPVPDPNTRLLQLKTGELDLAFVELNQRDSVKEQDPFRVIQMKTVDYRGMLYNFRNPLFEDARVRQAISAAIDRKALVQGVLFGHGEPAYGPLQKSWANSPYPEGAEYRPEEAKRLLQEDTWRGRHLDERRKALRIRICRARHRYCTGRPGQRDQHAAQSGRHLRDSEAARLERYSLRSGGYVHDRLGERVRSG; from the coding sequence ATGAAGCTACGATATCCATCCCTGCTCGCGTTTCTCTGCCTGGTCGGCATGCTCCTGGCGGCCTGTTCCGGGCCTGCGCCGGCGGCTCATGCGCCCTCAGGCCAAGCGCCGGGGGGAGCATCGGGGCAGACTGCTGCCGGGGTGAAGCGGCTCGTGTATGGCGCGGAGAAGGAAGTCGAGAAGCTGAATCCGATCTTGAATGACGAGCATGATGTCGATTCGATGCTGTTCCGCGGATTGACCCGCCCGACATCGGACAATGAAGCCGCGCCGGATATTGCCTTGAGCTGGACCGTCTCCGACGACCAGTTGACCTATACGTTCAAGCTGCGAACCGATGCACAGTGGGATGACGGGGAGCCGGTCACCGCCGAAGATGTCAAGTTTACGCTCGATACGCTGTTGAGCCCGCAGACCAATTCACCGATGAGCGGAGACTTCACGGAGATTCGGCAGGTGGATGTATTGGCGGCGGATGAAATCCGGATTACGCTGGCCCACCCGTTCCCGCCGCTCCTTCACAAGCTGAAGCTGGGTCTCATTCCGAAGCATGTGCTGGAGGGCCAGGATATTCATACCTCCGATTTCAACCGCAAGCCGGTTGGGAACGGGCCGTTCAAGCTCCGGGAGTGGAGAGCGGACAAGACGATCGAGCTGGTGCGAAGCGATACCTACTATGGCACCAAGGCCAAGCTTGATGAGATTCTCGTTCGTCCTGTCCCGGATCCGAATACCCGCCTGCTTCAGCTCAAGACCGGAGAACTGGATCTCGCCTTTGTCGAGCTGAACCAACGGGACAGCGTGAAGGAGCAGGATCCATTCCGGGTCATACAGATGAAGACCGTGGACTATCGCGGGATGCTGTACAATTTCCGCAATCCTTTGTTTGAAGACGCGCGCGTCCGCCAAGCCATCAGCGCCGCCATCGACCGCAAGGCGCTGGTACAGGGCGTTCTGTTCGGACATGGGGAGCCGGCTTACGGGCCGCTGCAAAAGTCATGGGCCAACTCCCCGTATCCGGAAGGGGCGGAATACCGGCCGGAGGAAGCGAAAAGGCTGCTTCAGGAAGACACCTGGCGAGGACGGCATCTTGACGAAAGACGGAAAGCGCTTCGAATTCGAATTTGTCGCGCCCGCCACCGATACTGTACGGGTCGCCCTGGTCAACGCGATCAGCACGCAGCTCAAAGCGGTCGGCATCTCCGTGATTCCGAAGCCGCTCGATTGGAACGCTATTCACTTCGATCAGGCGGATACGTTCATGATCGCCTGGGGGAGCGAGTTCGATCCGGATGA
- a CDS encoding ABC transporter permease, with protein sequence MLRYLFSRAGEAVIVLLIVSLLVFIFIRLLPGNPAMALYGDQVQKLTPADQLRIRANLGLDEPLYLQYVKWLQGMIQGDWGRSYLNGERVDVLIGQAIGPTVQLMLAGTFLTLLLSLLFGTMTGLRPSSKMDRTVTAVSLVLMSFPTFYLALCLILVFSIALQWFPIAGMGSGMEGWIGRLRHLALPAAALALSHIGYYIRLLRNHVTVINDKEFVRALRMRGVSRHRIIFRHMLPNAALPFLSYIGMSLSLTFAGSVVIETLFSWPGLGMLALKSAQSHDYPVLLAAILLSTFVVVAGSLLIDLFCAWYHPQIRRQLLSGGRAP encoded by the coding sequence TTGCTGAGATATCTCTTTTCCAGGGCGGGCGAGGCCGTTATCGTCTTGCTGATCGTCAGCCTGCTCGTCTTCATCTTTATTCGTCTGCTGCCGGGTAATCCAGCCATGGCGCTCTATGGGGATCAGGTTCAGAAGCTTACCCCCGCCGATCAGCTGCGCATACGCGCCAACCTCGGTCTGGACGAGCCGCTCTATTTGCAGTACGTCAAGTGGCTGCAGGGCATGATCCAAGGCGATTGGGGACGCTCCTATCTGAACGGCGAACGCGTCGACGTCCTGATTGGCCAAGCCATCGGCCCGACGGTGCAGCTTATGCTGGCCGGGACATTTCTTACTCTTCTCCTCTCCCTCCTCTTCGGTACGATGACAGGCTTGAGGCCTTCCTCGAAGATGGATCGCACGGTGACTGCGGTCAGTCTCGTGCTCATGTCGTTTCCGACCTTCTACCTCGCTCTGTGCTTGATTCTGGTGTTCTCCATTGCGCTGCAATGGTTCCCCATCGCCGGAATGGGCAGCGGCATGGAAGGCTGGATCGGACGGCTCCGGCATCTTGCGCTGCCTGCCGCCGCCCTCGCGCTGTCACATATTGGTTATTACATTCGACTATTGCGGAATCACGTTACCGTCATCAACGACAAAGAATTTGTGCGGGCCCTGCGCATGCGCGGCGTCTCCCGGCATCGAATCATTTTCCGCCACATGCTGCCGAATGCGGCGCTTCCTTTCTTATCTTATATCGGCATGTCCCTATCTTTAACTTTTGCCGGATCGGTCGTTATCGAAACGCTGTTCTCCTGGCCCGGACTAGGCATGCTTGCGCTCAAATCGGCGCAAAGCCATGATTACCCCGTGCTGCTGGCCGCCATTCTGCTCAGCACCTTCGTCGTCGTGGCCGGAAGCCTCCTGATCGACCTGTTCTGCGCCTGGTACCATCCGCAGATTCGGCGGCAGCTGTTGTCAGGAGGGAGAGCGCCATGA
- the nikR gene encoding nickel-responsive transcriptional regulator NikR, translating to MNESNLKRFGVSMDGKLLDKFDESIKEQGYENRSEAFRDLVRDALVKQSLEAEDKIVAGCILLFYRHHHRNLLEDLARIQHEMHDSILATTHFHLDQDNCLEMIVVKGKSSELRALSDQMTTLKGVTYSKFTVAPLEEIHT from the coding sequence ATGAATGAATCGAATCTAAAGCGCTTTGGCGTATCCATGGACGGGAAGCTGTTGGACAAGTTCGATGAGTCGATCAAGGAGCAAGGATATGAGAACCGATCGGAAGCGTTTCGCGATCTGGTCCGCGACGCGCTGGTGAAGCAGTCGCTGGAGGCGGAAGACAAGATCGTCGCCGGCTGCATACTGCTGTTCTACCGCCACCATCACCGGAACCTGCTGGAGGACTTGGCGCGGATTCAGCATGAGATGCATGATTCGATATTGGCCACGACGCATTTCCATCTCGATCAGGACAACTGCCTGGAGATGATTGTCGTCAAGGGAAAGAGCAGCGAGCTGCGGGCGCTTAGCGATCAGATGACGACCTTGAAGGGTGTCACCTACAGCAAATTTACGGTCGCCCCGTTGGAAGAGATTCATACGTAG
- the ppaX gene encoding pyrophosphatase PpaX, with protein MIRTVLFDLDGTIIDTNELIIETFLHVLLERTPTPLTREQIIPSMGMPLEFQLRKFSGLDDVEELKAAYRRYNLSRHDELVREFPHVKDVIGALHEGGIRLGIVTTKMRETTERALRMFGLLDKMGVVVTINDVQHAKPHPEPVLLAIEKLKADPATTLMVGDSPADIQAANAAGAISCGVAWSLKGEAVLRQYEPRHIIHDMRDIFTLVGWERESK; from the coding sequence ATGATTCGTACCGTATTGTTCGATCTGGACGGAACAATTATCGATACCAATGAACTGATTATCGAGACTTTCCTGCATGTGCTGCTGGAGCGCACGCCGACTCCGCTGACGCGGGAGCAGATTATTCCGAGCATGGGAATGCCGCTCGAATTTCAGCTTCGGAAGTTCAGCGGCTTGGACGATGTCGAGGAGCTTAAAGCCGCTTACCGCCGCTACAATCTTTCCCGGCATGATGAGCTGGTGCGTGAGTTCCCGCATGTGAAGGACGTGATTGGCGCCTTGCATGAGGGCGGCATCCGGCTCGGCATCGTCACGACGAAGATGCGCGAGACGACAGAGCGGGCCTTGCGCATGTTCGGCTTGCTGGATAAGATGGGCGTCGTCGTCACGATTAACGACGTCCAGCATGCGAAGCCGCATCCGGAGCCGGTGCTGCTCGCCATCGAGAAGCTGAAGGCCGATCCGGCGACCACGCTTATGGTGGGCGACAGCCCGGCCGATATCCAGGCGGCCAACGCGGCGGGCGCTATCTCCTGCGGCGTAGCCTGGTCATTGAAGGGCGAAGCGGTGCTTCGCCAATACGAACCGCGCCATATCATCCATGATATGCGCGATATTTTTACACTCGTTGGATGGGAGCGGGAATCCAAGTGA
- a CDS encoding polysaccharide deacetylase family protein, with the protein MRMRRAAGAVLLIALLCVALFIDLDRKDTVSRPLVWKGQANQGEYALQAGGEWYIPADALQQAYGVDVHIVDEGYELQLFPTTRPESQWDYNPVFYEDKVVVLMYHNVQKNPDNVTFISPEQFEEQLLAIMSSGFHFITMDEYIDYMLNGAPVPPNAVLLTFDDGYETFYTEVYPVLRKYHLTATNFVIVETIDNPKQTKHKKLTWAQMREMKEQGMSFYSHTFNSHAYRTVNERGYLRPMLTWKRYLKKEDRKETEEEYETRVRDDLAKAEQVLKQELGNTHSLLAFPFGAYNSKVLEICRELDIPVTFTVRPGINGRTNRNGFRINAGNQQIATPRLIEQMRNGGAHTKVARVKPSRTVTWNGAELMMSVPPIVKNGKWYVALNDLKHHFRLSYKMRDADRSIELFPGKYSDNGI; encoded by the coding sequence ATGAGGATGAGACGTGCTGCAGGCGCGGTGCTCCTGATTGCTCTGCTGTGCGTTGCGCTGTTCATTGATCTTGACAGGAAGGATACTGTCAGCCGCCCTCTCGTCTGGAAGGGTCAAGCCAACCAAGGCGAGTACGCGCTTCAAGCGGGCGGCGAATGGTATATCCCGGCTGATGCGCTGCAGCAAGCATACGGAGTAGACGTACATATCGTCGATGAAGGATACGAGCTTCAGCTGTTCCCGACGACGAGGCCGGAATCGCAGTGGGATTATAATCCGGTCTTTTATGAGGATAAGGTTGTTGTACTCATGTACCACAATGTGCAGAAGAACCCGGACAACGTCACGTTTATCTCGCCGGAGCAGTTCGAGGAGCAGCTTCTGGCGATAATGAGCAGCGGGTTTCATTTTATAACCATGGATGAATATATCGATTATATGCTGAACGGCGCGCCGGTCCCGCCGAATGCGGTGCTGCTTACCTTCGATGACGGGTACGAGACATTCTATACGGAGGTGTACCCGGTGCTGCGGAAATATCATCTGACCGCCACGAACTTCGTTATCGTCGAGACGATTGATAATCCGAAGCAGACCAAGCACAAGAAGCTGACCTGGGCGCAGATGCGCGAGATGAAGGAGCAGGGGATGAGCTTCTACAGCCATACCTTCAACTCTCATGCGTACCGCACGGTGAATGAACGGGGCTATCTCCGGCCAATGCTGACCTGGAAGAGGTATCTGAAGAAGGAAGATCGCAAGGAGACCGAAGAGGAATACGAAACGCGGGTTCGGGACGATCTGGCCAAGGCGGAGCAGGTGCTGAAGCAGGAGCTGGGCAATACGCACAGCTTGCTGGCATTCCCGTTCGGCGCCTATAACAGCAAGGTGCTGGAGATTTGCCGCGAGCTGGATATCCCGGTTACGTTCACCGTTCGCCCCGGGATTAACGGGCGGACCAACCGGAACGGGTTCCGAATCAATGCAGGGAATCAGCAGATTGCGACCCCAAGGCTTATCGAGCAGATGCGGAACGGGGGAGCGCATACGAAGGTGGCCCGGGTCAAGCCGAGCCGAACCGTGACCTGGAACGGCGCGGAGCTGATGATGTCTGTCCCTCCTATCGTGAAGAACGGAAAATGGTATGTTGCGCTCAACGATTTAAAGCATCACTTCCGGTTGAGCTACAAGATGAGAGATGCGGATCGCAGCATCGAGTTGTTCCCGGGAAAATATTCGGATAATGGCATATAA
- the lgt gene encoding prolipoprotein diacylglyceryl transferase, translated as MATMLLDPVAFSIGAIKVHWYGIILGTAAVVGLLLAIREGKRFGISQDFFMDLLLFGVPSAIVGARIYYVAFKWDDYKDNLLEIFKIWHGGIAIYGALIGAVICALIYVRKKGYSFWRIADICAPGLLIGQAIGRWGNFVNQEAYGGPTTEAFLRDTLHLPSFIVNQMNVNGTFHHPTFLYESLWSFVGVLLLFGFRRLRGVRSGEVFIGYLIWYSIGRFFIEGLRTDSLAYQGSGWVESIIGTLWSPMRVVFEPGYLDPNYGNVRISQLLAIFLIVGGLALIIIRRVTGASKALYRDPIVSTKSASVMEAAERGTNDAGSKTEAEAPAMPQSGEEASSSRDGAEDKPEPAEQSAAAQEERDIKEK; from the coding sequence ATGGCAACGATGTTGCTGGATCCGGTGGCATTTTCGATCGGCGCGATCAAGGTCCACTGGTATGGCATTATATTAGGCACAGCCGCGGTGGTCGGCTTGCTGCTGGCAATTCGGGAAGGCAAAAGATTTGGGATTTCTCAAGATTTTTTCATGGATTTGCTGCTGTTCGGCGTGCCTTCCGCCATTGTCGGGGCACGTATCTATTACGTTGCCTTCAAATGGGATGATTACAAAGATAACTTATTGGAAATCTTTAAAATCTGGCATGGCGGAATTGCCATTTATGGCGCATTAATCGGCGCCGTGATTTGTGCGCTTATCTATGTCAGAAAAAAAGGATATTCGTTCTGGCGCATCGCGGATATTTGCGCGCCGGGCTTGCTGATCGGACAAGCGATCGGACGGTGGGGCAACTTCGTGAATCAGGAAGCGTACGGAGGGCCCACAACCGAAGCGTTCCTCCGCGATACGCTGCATCTGCCGAGCTTCATCGTCAACCAGATGAATGTGAACGGAACCTTCCATCATCCGACCTTCCTGTATGAGTCGCTGTGGAGCTTCGTGGGCGTGCTGCTGCTGTTCGGCTTCCGCCGGCTGCGCGGGGTGAGAAGCGGGGAAGTGTTCATCGGCTACCTAATCTGGTATTCGATCGGCCGGTTCTTCATTGAGGGGCTGCGTACCGACAGTCTGGCCTACCAGGGATCCGGATGGGTGGAATCGATCATCGGCACGCTATGGTCGCCGATGCGGGTCGTATTCGAGCCGGGGTATCTCGATCCGAATTACGGCAATGTTCGGATCTCCCAGCTGCTGGCTATCTTCCTGATCGTCGGCGGCCTCGCGCTTATCATCATCCGCCGGGTAACCGGGGCTTCGAAGGCGCTGTACCGCGATCCGATTGTATCGACCAAGTCCGCCTCGGTTATGGAAGCGGCCGAGCGCGGCACGAACGACGCCGGAAGCAAGACGGAGGCGGAAGCTCCTGCGATGCCGCAGTCGGGTGAGGAGGCCAGCTCTTCCCGGGACGGGGCCGAGGACAAGCCTGAACCGGCGGAGCAGTCTGCGGCTGCGCAAGAGGAACGTGACATAAAGGAGAAATAG